Proteins encoded together in one uncultured Desulfosarcina sp. window:
- a CDS encoding DMT family transporter, producing MTVKKYIQSDLLLLLCGTIWGFAFVAQRLGMDHVGPFTFNGIRFFLGAMVLVPFICRRRKPNQEQQIQNKGLMVYGALAGLAIFAGASLQQVGLVYTTAGKAGFITGLYVVIVPIMGLLWGQRTNLGTWGGALIAAVGMYLLSVNEDFRISFGDLLELIGAFMWASHIHLIGWASPKTDSLRLAFVQFMFCSGASLLTAVAIETIRMDDIIAAALPIFYGGALSVGVAYTLQVVGQRRAHPAHAAILLSLEAVFAAVGGWLILGEVMSGRGLLGCALMLSGMLLSQLYGLVNKKGHQPGVS from the coding sequence ATGACCGTAAAAAAATACATCCAATCCGACCTGCTTCTTCTGCTCTGCGGCACTATCTGGGGCTTCGCCTTCGTGGCCCAACGCCTGGGCATGGACCATGTAGGCCCGTTTACCTTCAACGGCATCCGCTTTTTCCTTGGCGCCATGGTGCTGGTGCCCTTCATTTGCCGTAGGCGCAAACCAAACCAAGAGCAGCAGATCCAGAACAAAGGATTGATGGTTTACGGGGCACTGGCGGGGCTGGCGATCTTCGCCGGCGCCTCCCTGCAGCAGGTCGGTCTGGTTTATACCACCGCCGGAAAGGCCGGGTTCATCACCGGACTGTACGTGGTCATCGTTCCCATCATGGGACTGCTTTGGGGCCAGCGAACCAACCTGGGCACCTGGGGCGGCGCCTTGATTGCCGCCGTGGGTATGTACCTTCTGAGCGTCAACGAAGACTTTCGGATCTCTTTCGGGGATCTGCTGGAATTGATCGGCGCCTTCATGTGGGCCAGCCACATTCATCTCATCGGCTGGGCCTCCCCGAAAACCGATTCCCTGCGCCTGGCTTTCGTCCAGTTCATGTTCTGTTCCGGGGCCAGCCTGCTGACGGCAGTGGCCATCGAAACCATTCGCATGGACGATATCATCGCCGCAGCGCTGCCCATTTTTTACGGCGGCGCCCTTTCCGTGGGCGTGGCCTACACCCTTCAGGTGGTTGGCCAACGGCGCGCCCATCCGGCCCATGCCGCCATTTTGCTCAGTCTTGAAGCCGTGTTTGCCGCGGTTGGGGGCTGGTTGATCTTAGGGGAAGTAATGTCTGGCAGGGGGCTTTTGGGGTGCGCGTTGATGCTTTCCGGGATGCTGCTTTCTCAACTCTACGGGCTGGTGAATAAAAAGGGGCACCAACCCGGTGTGTCGTAG